In Lolium rigidum isolate FL_2022 chromosome 3, APGP_CSIRO_Lrig_0.1, whole genome shotgun sequence, the genomic window aaaaaaagtttcacgAGAAACTTATTTTTTGTTTGGAACTATGAGAAACTTTGTCCGAGGAAATTCAAATGTGGCTGGAGACACGAGTGTGGCCGAAACACCAACATCAGTCGCCTTAGTTCATGACGTGTTTGAAACACCAACACCACTACCATTGTGCTTGTGCACTTGCAAGATTCTAGTAAGAAGCAAACATTTCTCGCGTGTTATGGTCTCTCCCTAGGCCAGTAGGTGTGATGCGGGTCGAGAGGGAAATAGCAAAGAGGTAGCGGAGTAGGACATCAGTAGCTGAAAATGAAAAATCTCGAAGCCACCTAGTGGTCCAAGGTGTACTAAGATCTCAACTATCCACATGAATAGTTCGGTGCACATTAAACCCCTTAAATCTTATTTGGTATTTTCTCCGTTTTTATTTAGCCTGCGTTTTTGGATGTACTCAAGAGTAAAATTTTATAATCTTTGCCAAATCCAAATGGATAACAAACAAAAACTGAACATCCATAATACAAGTCATAtgtataatataaatacatataacaattctaataatattaattataTACTGTAGACAGAACGCAGATTTCGTGCTCCCGAGCTTCAGTGCTCCTGGTTAGTTCAAAAAATTCAATACCATATCTGTAAgtcttaaaaaaaattgaaaaaatattcggatgtagttcatgaattatcccacaaacgtgtaaaatatcaattccaaatactttgtattctgagctgtaaaaaaacaaaaatgtagATTTGTAGAAGTATGTTTCAAATCCTCAAATTTTAtcagatttgtcatttttgtgtagcccacaatacaaagaatttcaagTCACGATTTTACATGCTTGTGGGATACAACACTAACTATGTgcagaattattttcagatttttttaaaacttgtaaaccatgattttaaatttatttgaacGACGAGAGCACTAGTGCTTAGGAGCAAATGATACTTTCTGCTGTAGACATTGATATTTTTTATATATAGTTAATGATCCCTGTAGCTTCTGGGGAAGACAGGTGCTGCCGGTGGCCTAGCGGGAAAGAGACTGTGGACCGGAGAACGACGACTATACTAAGCtgcggtaagagcatctccagccgcgtcctccaaaccgtcccccaaagggatttggggcgcgccggacagaaaatgcgttccagccgtgtcccccaaagcccatttttgtctggcgcggcccgatacggtgtccggcgccccgagcccgtccccgtcccacaggggacgctccggggacgccggacacaacgaaaagcgaggcggggagtggcggggccgacccgtcagtggcacagttaattttaacctaaccgtcgcctacctcgcgacggaagttattcgcgcgcagtgacacgacgacatctttgccttaatggcgacggaggggcaggcgagacgtctcgtcggtgctgcgcagcctccacgcgtcgtcggcgttcgcacgccaccgcccgttcccgcgcgatcttcccgcctcttctcgcctgttcccgcgctttcttcccgacgccggcgtctataaaaggtctccggctcaacggtagccaccacaccccgccggcaacaaacacggccctcgtcgctccaccgccgtctcctccaccaccggtaGCAATGGCGAACCACCCCGGCGCCGGCCACTTCCTCCACCGCCGTCCCCTCCACTTGCAGTCCCGgaacgcaggtcgacaccgacccctcgCCAGccggcccgggaagagcgatggcgtgcacaccgtcgCCAGCGGCGGGAGGCGATGCGGCAGCAGAGCCCGCCGGCCGACGGgaggcggcgcgagcggcggattcggcggcgttcgcgcccatggccccgctcgccggcgaggccgcggcggcagcagccgtggCGAGAGCAGCAGGACGCCACCGTTGCGGTGTCCGACACCTCGACGAGACAGAGGCGCGACGGTGCGGTGCAcggcggagatggagcagcggtgggccgacgagcgccagccgccgccgcggcgAGCGGGAGGCGCCGTACCGGGAACGGCGGGAGTCGatagagcgccggcggcgggagtcgatcgagcgccagcagcagctggcgacggaggagcgtcatcagccggaggcggcgccgagggcgtcatggggaggcgggcggacgagttggcggcggaggacgccgtgttggcggcggtgatgatggaggcgccaacggatgtggaggaggaggcgccaatggaggaggaggaggccgaggcggaggagaccgaggcggaggacgacgatgacgacgagttcgagtggtccgacgacgacgggccgcacccggacgagacggccgatcgagcaacgcgcgctcgtcgagtccttcgagtcggagaagaagctccaggacgacgcccgtgctcgcgaagaggcgcagattcgtcgcgccgtcagcTCTCCTCCGTGCGGCCCGGCGagtgagggcggaggaggacgcgcggcgggagcggcaccgtccggccaccgccgaacgcaaggagaggaggcgcgcgcagcagaggctgcggcgtaggggaggcgacgacgggcgggaccgtcgaacgcaccgccggcggtcggtagtctaggtttagatgaaatctagccgttttcattcaaactttgtaatatataatcaaaattgaatgaaaacctttattttcgtgcaccaatattcatttgggggcggcgtttggaggacgcggctggggagcgacgtcccccaaaggcggcacgaacaaaacacgtcccccaaacgctcaatccggcgcggtttgggggacggtttgggggacgcgactggagatggtcTAAATTTCTACTCGTGGACTGGTCGTTCGCTGGACTTGTTGTGGGTAGGGTAGGGCCTTCTTTGTTGACCTGGGCCGGCTCGGTCCAATCCTCTCTGGTAACTGATCCACACTCCACAGGGAAAAAAAGAATACGTCATCCGTTGCGTCATGCTGAGGCCCAGACCCGTCCAAGCGGTCCCTTTCCGGCGACGGCCGCATCTCCTGTCGGCTGGCTCGTTCCAGATCTCGTGAGACAGCTCAGCCTACCTCAGAACACCCGTGCTCTGCTTCCCTCCCTTTCCCGTCGCCACGGAGAAGCCGCTTTTGTCCCAGCCCGTCGACGCGACCAGACCCCCGCCCCAACACCTGGCCCGCCGCCAGCCTCACGTGCGCCGGAGTCAGCCACGTCGCCGGCCTCGCCGGCGTCGCAGCGCAGTCAAGTGGGGCAGAAATATCAGACTGAGCGACGCGAGGGAGTGACGAGGCGGGACTGCTCAAGTGCTCATCTCCTCGTCGTCGCTCCCTTCGCTTTCGAACCATCCCTTTCCCGGTTTACTCCTCTCGTCGCGCCTCTTCTCCCACCTTCTTTCTCAGCAAGCAATCTACCCAGTATATGCCCGTCTCCTCTTTCTGCATTATCTCCTGATCCCTTCCACTCTTCCGCCcgactcctcttctcttcttgcagagCTACCCACCTACCAACACCAAGCTCGAACCATTTCCCCACCAGCGACGACCACCAGTCCAATCCAGCTCAATCCAATCGTTCACATGGGCCAGGAGGAGCGGCAGGACGGACACCCGCCGGCCATGGACAAGGAGGATGACCTCCCCGCCGGCGTCGCCTGCGACTACTGCAGCGAGGCGCGGGCGGCGGTGTACTGCCGCGCCGACAGCGCCAGGCTCTGCCTGCTCTGCGACCGCCTCGTGCACGCCGCCAACGCCGTCTGCTCCCGCCACGCGCGCGCCCCGCTCTGCGCCGCATGCCTCTCCGCCGGGGCCGTCTTCCGCTCCAGCGCCGGCTTCCTCTGCTCCAACTGCGACTTCGGCATGTCGCCGCCGCTCGGCACCGACCGCTGCACGGTGCAGCCCTACACGGGCCGCCCCACCGCGCACGATCTCGCCGCCGTCCTCGGCGTGCCGGACTTCGAGAAGCCCAAGGCCGCCAGGGCGGACGAGGGGTGGTGGGACATCTGGGACGAGCCGCACGTGTTCAGCATGGAGGACCTCATCGTGCCCACCACCTCTGTCCATGGCTTCCAGCCCCTCGTCACGCCGTCCTCCCCCAAGGTACCTGCCTGCTGCCCACCTTTACTCTTCCCAAATTCACTGCTACTCTTGCTTTGGTCTCGCACCTAACTCTGAATATGATTGCTTGCTGCAAACTGAAGAACCAGAGCACCCCGGACGGAAAGGCCAACGAAGAGGTTATAAAACAGCTACGCGAGCTCGCCGAGGCCGAAGGCGGTGGTGAGCAGATAACACCTCGTGAGGAGGCGGAGCAAGCTCCCCATCAGTTGCCCTCTTGGACGCCATCGCAGTACATGAACGAAAACGGCAATTTTGCCACCGACAACAGCTATGAAGTCACAACCATGCCAACCCCTGGTTATGAGGTTTGAACCACATACTTCACTCCATCTGCCTAATTTCACCATGCTGCTCATTAATTCTGGAAGATGTATCCAGAACTTCGTACTGCAATTGCTCATCAGCCAAGAACAAATTTGGCACAGGTGTTTGACTGAAACTTGTACTTAGACAACTAGTAGAGTCTACGGCAAATCTATTCGAACGGCAGAGAGTATACAAGGTAGAAATATTCTGCATCATATGCAGCCAAGGATATTCGTGGCAAACTTTTCTATTAAGTCATACCTATCTTGATGAGGCATATATTCTCAAGTGTATGTGTCTACAGCTCAACATACATCTGTTGTAGTTAGAGGGGAGTCACTCTATTTCAGAATCTCCCAAATTTGACTTCAGTAGCCAGTATTAAACTATACAGGGGCTTGCTACTGGTCCGTTTGTCTATTCTCCTCTTGTTATTGAACTAGAAGATTCATAGCTAAACTGAACGAGGGTATCATACCGTCATCCCTTGTAGGGAGGCAGTAGCACCTTGTGAGACATGCTGTAGCTAAAATCGGTCATGAAAAGGACCATCTCTAATTTTCTGGCATACTCCGGAAATCATATACAAAAACCAGTAAATCTGCACTAGTTTTGATTGTTATTTTATTGTGCACATAGTATCTGCTTACTTGGTGACCGATCATCATGTTAAGAGTAATCGATTAACATGTTTCTCTACCTGGCTGGCAGAATGGTGGATGGAACAACGGCAACTACCATGCCCTAAATGACGCTTGCAAGACCGAGTATGAACACGAGCAGGCTCCAGTCAGCTCAGCTGAAGCATGCCTGTCATCGTTTGTTCAGATGTCGGAGCTTTGCCCCAGCATGAGCAATGGTAGCATGATGGATGACAGCCACCAGGCAAATCCTAGCAGTGGCATGCCAACGCAAGTTTTCCCCAAACGGGGTACCTTTGATGTTGTTGCTGGCCCTGAACGGGACATTGTCATTTCACGCTATAAAGAaaagagaagaacaagaaggtgAGATGTGACCATAGCATGTCAAATCTTTTTGGTGAAGTTTCCTCGGTAAATATCAGATCGGGTTCAAAATTGTGTGCATAACACTGTATTGCATTTTGCAGGTTCGACAAACAGGTCAGGTATGAGTCCCGCAAAGCTCGTGCGGACAGCAGGCTGAGAGTCAAGGGGCGTTTTGCAAAGGCAAATCAGATATAAGCCTTCATTTTGCAGTATGTATTGCATCTTGGCCAAGAGGAAGAAGACTAAATAGGAGCGAGTGAAGGCATGGACATTTTGTTAGCCTTCAGTTTGGCAGATCATAGCTCATGTAAAATCCTAATAATGTATGTATGTTGTAAGGCAACGCTATGTTGAGGATAGTTGTTGTTAGTCCAACCCTTGTATATAGTCTTCCATCTGAACTTCGTGAAGTCAGTGCTACTATTTACAGGCAAATGAGAGCACCATTATGGTATTTGGCATGGTTTTAGCGAAACTTGTCTCGCTGTTGGGTTTAGTCGAGTAAATCATTCTCATGGGTGGTGTTTGGTTACCAAATCCTTGGAGCAATCATAGACGGCTATATAATATTCAGTACCTACAATTGTAAAACATTGTCTGGTTTATACTAGGAATTATGTAAAAGGATAGTTGTATCTAGCCCAGTACTTGTATACTCACATCTATGAACTCTGTGAAGTCACTACTTACAGGCAACCATTATGCTATTTGGCATGGTTTTAGCGAAACTTGTCTCACTTTTGGGTTTAGTTGAGTAAATCATTTTAGATTGATCTCTCTCCCGAGTGGGCCCACCGGGCCCCTTTCACCTACGCCCTGATCGGCGGTGCCCAACCCACTATGGTTGGTGGCCCCTGTCACGCTGCgctatataaagaggtgggggccggCGGCATGCAACACGAGGTTCATCGCACCGTACACCCCACCGATGTACCCTACCGATCTAGGGCTCGCAGCAGTGACGGGAAGCTTCGCCACTACCTCACCCATGCCACCGCCATCGCCACCATGTCGACGTCCGTAGgctcctcctcgaagggagaaggtaTGCCCCTGTCTCTCTCGTTCTCGCTGTCGCTCGCATAGAATCAGTACTCTAGTTTAGAGAGACAGTAGTACCCGGCATTAGATCTACCCGTCGATTCCTACTCTTACAAATCACTCTCATGGGTGGTGCTTGGTTACCAACTCCTTGGAGAAAttattaaaataaataaaaataaaaaatgcagCGGGGAAACCCATTCAGGTTTTAAAAAAACTCCTTGGAGCAACTGTCGACGGCTGTATAATATTCAGTACATAAAGTTGTAAACCACTGTCTGATTTATAACAGAAGTTATGTAACATGATAGCTGTTTTTGGTGCAGTACCTGCATATAATCTTCCATCTATTTTAGTGCAGTACCTGTATATAATCTTCCATCTATGAACTCTGTGAAGTGAGTGCTGCTATTTACAGGCAAGTGAGTGCTGCTATTTTGTTTGCCTTCAGTGTGGCAGATTATAGCTCATGTACAATCCTAATAATGTATATATGTTGTAAGATTAAGCTATGTTGAGGATAATTGTTTTTAGTCCAACCCTTGTATATAGTCTTCCATCTGAACTCTGTGAATCAGTGCTACTATTTACAGGCAAAATGAGAGTACCATTATGCTATGTGGCATGATTTTAGAGGACCTCGTCTCACTGTTGGATTTAGTTCAGTAAAATCATCCTCATGGATGCTGTTTGGTTACCAAATTCTTGGAGCAACTGTCGACGGCTGTTTAATATTCAGTACCTAAAGTTGTACACCGCCTGGTAAATAAGAGCAATTATGTAACAGGATAGTTGTTTTTAGACTTTAGTGCAGCATTTGTATATAATCTTCCATCTATGAACTCTGTGAAGTGAGTGCTACTATTCACAGGAAAATGGGTGTACCATTATGCTATTTGACATGGTTTATAGCGAATTTTATCTCACTGTTGGGTTTATTTGAGTAATCATTTTAATGGTCGTGTTTGGTTACCAAATCCTTGAAGCAACTGTCTACGGCTGTATAATATTCAATGCCTGAAGTTATGTAACAGGATAGTTGTTTTTAGTGCAGTACCTGTATATAATCTTCCATCTATTTTAGTGCAGTACGTGTATATAATCCTCTTCCATCTATTTTAGTGCAGTACCTGTATCTAATCTTCCACCTATGAACTCTGTAAAGTGAGTGCTGCTATTTACAGGCAAATGAGAGTACTATTATGCAATAAACCATGTCAACAGTGAGATAGTATTTGACATGGTTTATTGCAAATTTTATCTCACTGTTGGGTTTATTAACTTCATGAGTAGATGTGTGTATAAAATTCAGTACCTACAGTTGTAAAACACAGTCTGGTTTATTTGAGTAATCATTCTCATGGGTCGTGTTTGGTTACCAAATCCTTGGAGCAATTGTAGACGGCTGTACAATATATTCAATACCTAAAGTTGTAAAACACTACCTGGTTTATAACAGGAATTATGTAACAGGATAGTTGCTTTTAGTGCAGTACATGTATATAATCGTCCATCTATTTTAGTGCAGTACCTGTATATAACCTTCTATCTATGAACTCTGTGAAGTGAGTGCTGCTATTTACAGGCAAATGAGAGTACCATTATGCTACTTGACATGGTTTATAGCGGATTTTATCTCACTGTCGAGTTCATTATGAACTCTGTGAAGTCAGTACTACTATTATGTAACAGGATAGTTGCATCTAGCCCAGTACTTGTACAGTCTAACATCTATGAACTCTGTGAAGTCAGTACTACTATTTACAGGCAACCATTATGCTAGTTGGCGTGGTTTTAGCGAAACTTGTCTCACTGTTGGGTTTAGTTGAGTAAATCATTCTCATGGGTGGTGTTTGGTTACCAAATCCTTGGAGCAATTGTACACGGCTATATAATATTCAGTACCTACAATTGTAAAACATTGCCTGGTTTATACTAGGAATTATGTAACAGGATAGTTGTATCTACCCGTATCTAGCCCAGTACTTGTATAGTCTAACATCTATGATCTCTGTGAAGTCAGTACTACTATTTACAGGCAACCATTATGCTATTTGGCATGGTTTTAGTGAAACTTGTCTCGCTGTTGGGTTTAGTTGAGTAAATCACTCTCGTGGGTTTAGTTGGGTGAAACTTTAGGTATTAATATTATACAGCCAACTCCTTGGAGCAACTATCAACGGCTGTATAATATTCAATACCTAAAGTTGTAAAACACTTCCCCTGGTTTATAAGTTTATAACAGGATAGTTGTTTTTAGTGCAGTACCCGTATATAATCTTCCATCCATTTTAGTGCAGTATATAATCTTCCATATATGAACTCTGTGAGGTGAGTGCTGCTATTTACAGGCAATTGAGAGTACCATTATGCTATATTTGACATGGTTTATAGCAAAATTTATCTTACTGTTGGGTTTATTAACTTCATCATGGATAGATGTCTGTATAAAATTCAGCACCTAAGGTTGTAAAACACCGTCAGGTTTATATACGAGTAATTGTGTAGTGAGATTGTAAACCATCTTGATCTATATACGGCTAAACATAGCAAAACTTCTCCTCCTTCAAAAATACACAATGCCTTGTATGGTACAATTGAGCTAATAGTTGTGCTGGAAACATCAGCATGTCAAAAGCCTCACCTCTCTACATTGTTGTCTCTGAATGTACAAGCTCTGGAAACCCGAAGGGCCTAGAAGATGGTCTGCTCGCCGAGCTCCTGCCCCGCCATTCCTTCCCTTATCACCTTGTCGAAGAACTGCTCTAGCGTGTCCGTACCGTAGCTCGGCGTCAGCTCGTCGCTGTACTCTCCAGTCTCCGGGTCTAGCACCAGCATGCTCTCCGAGGCATAGTACCTCCCAATCTTACCGAACTCGGCGGCGTCCTCCAGGCCCGGGAACACCTTGGCCAATCCATCCAGCACCCAGATGACACCATCCATGATCTGAATTGGCACCTTGATGAACTTGGGCTCGCGCCCGAGCAGCCGGAACAGCATCtccccctgctccagcggggtgaGCGCCTTCCCGGGCCCTCCAATGGGGAGCACCTTGTTGGCCTTGTCCTGGTCGAAGATGCAGTCGGCGATGAAGGACGCGAGGTCCTCCTCGCTGATGGGCTTGCAGGCGCAGAGCTTGCCGTCGCCGAACATGACGTAGGGGTTGCCCTTCTTGACGACCTCGACCTGGCCGCCGAGGCTCTTGAAGAAGGCGGTGGGGCGGACGACGCTGTAGGTGAATGCCGCGTCCCGGGCCGCCTCGGCGGCCAGCTCGTCCTCGAACCGGAGCTTGGCGCGCTGGAACTCGAGCAGCGGCTTCTGGACGCAGACCGCGGAGAGGAGCACGAAGTGGGCCGCGCCGAGGCTCCGCGCGGCCTGGAGTGTGTGGAGTGTGGCGCGGTAGTCGACGCGCCACGAGTCCTGCACCCCGCCGCCGCGGCTCGCGAGGCAGCAGACCGCGGCGTGGACCGGGCCGTGCTCGGAGAGGTCGGCGCGGAGGGCGTCCGGGTCCGTgacgtcggagaagacgacgcgGGCTGGGGCGAGGTCGGCGATGACGTCCTCCTGCGAGTTCTTGCCGCGGATGCCGCTGCGGGGGCGCGCGACGGCGAGCACGCGGTGGCCGCGGCGCAGCAGCTCGCGGACGACGTAGCGGCCGATGTAGCCCGTGGCGCCCGTGACGAGGACCGTGGTCTCGGAGGGGGGCAGCGAGCGGAAGGGCTGGGCCGCGGCCGGGGTGGGCGCCGGCGGGGAagtggcggaggaggcgacgaTACGGCCCCGGTGGCGGCGGCAAGACTTGGCGGGAGTGACGGGGAATGAGATGAAGCGGGGAGAGGGGCGAggtgcggaggtggaggtgggggcCGTGGCGGTGGGGAGgcgggaggagaggagcagcgccGCCATCGTGCTCGAGGAAATGCGGGGCTCGGAGGGCGACGTGGCTGCGGCGAGTGTGGAGTATCGACTATCGAGTGTGGGAAGAATCCGGCGAGCGTTTGTGGTGGCGGGGGGAGGGCAATCCAGCCGTGTGATTTCTTCGGGTTCGGGGTAAACGCTGGAGACGACGGATGGATTGATTGGCCTCGGGATCGTTTGATACCGGGCTCAATTTCTCCTTGGCCCACGGGCCTAAGTCCCTGGTTGCTGACCGCCATCTGGCCCACCCAGCCTTTTCAGATGCTTTAAAGCTGGACGCCCTGACCGACAGATCCCCAATCGGAACCCTAATCTGACACGGCCGCCATTTTCTTTCTGCGGATCTGGCTCCCGACTTCCCTTCTTCGTGCCGTGCTCTCGCCATAGTTTCTTCTCGCGGTTTCGATCGCTTTCATGTCGTTCCTGTTACTCCTCGTTCATCTCTTGCGGATTGGGTTTCATTCCGGTTCATAATTGTTTCCCTCTCACAATTCGTGATTTTTTTCCCCTTTCCTCTCGAGAGATCGAGGTCCCTTTTGTTCGCGTTGTAGAGCCGAGATCCATTGGCCGGTGATGACAGCGTTTGGTGTGAGCCTCGGTAACTATTGTGCGTACCGGGTGATTTTTGCCCGGGTTACCGGCGGCAAGGATCAATGTGCCAAAATGCTAATCTGAGGCCAAATCGTCTCTCGTTGCTCCCGACCTGCTTATCGCAATGGCCGGCGGAAGGAACTGAATGTTAAATTCCTGTAAAAAAAACTGAATGTTGAATTCAGCAGTCCTTTTCGTGCTGTAGGCGATGTGTACatgaacaatcatatcttttgatATACAGAAAAGCTACACAAACAGTCcgatccaagaaaaaaaaaacagtccTACAATGTCTCCTTGCAGACAACGATAGTCTATGTATCAAAATTGAGCTAAAATGTAATATCCCGTGGCCGCCAGTGAGCACCGTGGCGTGAGATGGATACCAAGTCTCCAAGTTGATTGAGGAGAGCAAAAACACCGTGAGGACGAAGGAGAGA contains:
- the LOC124702427 gene encoding zinc finger protein CONSTANS-LIKE 13-like, which produces MGQEERQDGHPPAMDKEDDLPAGVACDYCSEARAAVYCRADSARLCLLCDRLVHAANAVCSRHARAPLCAACLSAGAVFRSSAGFLCSNCDFGMSPPLGTDRCTVQPYTGRPTAHDLAAVLGVPDFEKPKAARADEGWWDIWDEPHVFSMEDLIVPTTSVHGFQPLVTPSSPKNQSTPDGKANEEVIKQLRELAEAEGGGEQITPREEAEQAPHQLPSWTPSQYMNENGNFATDNSYEVTTMPTPGYENGGWNNGNYHALNDACKTEYEHEQAPVSSAEACLSSFVQMSELCPSMSNGSMMDDSHQANPSSGMPTQVFPKRGTFDVVAGPERDIVISRYKEKRRTRRFDKQVRYESRKARADSRLRVKGRFAKANQI
- the LOC124698337 gene encoding divinyl chlorophyllide a 8-vinyl-reductase, chloroplastic-like; the encoded protein is MAALLLSSRLPTATAPTSTSAPRPSPRFISFPVTPAKSCRRHRGRIVASSATSPPAPTPAAAQPFRSLPPSETTVLVTGATGYIGRYVVRELLRRGHRVLAVARPRSGIRGKNSQEDVIADLAPARVVFSDVTDPDALRADLSEHGPVHAAVCCLASRGGGVQDSWRVDYRATLHTLQAARSLGAAHFVLLSAVCVQKPLLEFQRAKLRFEDELAAEAARDAAFTYSVVRPTAFFKSLGGQVEVVKKGNPYVMFGDGKLCACKPISEEDLASFIADCIFDQDKANKVLPIGGPGKALTPLEQGEMLFRLLGREPKFIKVPIQIMDGVIWVLDGLAKVFPGLEDAAEFGKIGRYYASESMLVLDPETGEYSDELTPSYGTDTLEQFFDKVIREGMAGQELGEQTIF